Proteins co-encoded in one Meiothermus sp. genomic window:
- the rimO gene encoding 30S ribosomal protein S12 methylthiotransferase RimO codes for MAGKVGFVSLGCPKALVDSEQILSRLRAQGYQTAPTYQDADVVVVNTCGFITPAVEESLSAIGEALSENGKVIVTGCLGARPEVIQQAHPQVLEVTGPGEIDKVLSAVQRVAPVDPNPFTSLVPPQVKLTPRHYAYLKIAEGCNHRCSFCIIPKLRGLQQSRDAADILAEAARLVGTGTKELLVIAQDTSAYGVDIRHRPSDYAGKPVRAHLVDLVNELAELGAWLRLHYVYPYPHVRELIPLMAEGKLLPYLDVPLQHASPKILRAMRRPGGAESHLKTIQAWRSVAPDLAIRSSFIVGFPGETEEDFALLLDFIAEARLDRVGCFTYSEVPEADANTLPGAVPEEVKEERKARLMELQQRISLEKNQAKVGQTLEVIVDDYGELPGQVVGRSKYDAPGIDGLVYAETDGTVKIGDLIRVRVTEAEAYDLHGEMVGRVAWRPGVPVMHNVAIETIRV; via the coding sequence ATGGCAGGCAAGGTTGGGTTTGTAAGTCTGGGCTGTCCTAAAGCCCTGGTGGATTCGGAGCAGATACTCTCGCGCCTGCGGGCCCAGGGGTACCAGACCGCTCCTACCTACCAGGACGCCGATGTGGTGGTGGTGAACACCTGCGGCTTCATCACCCCGGCGGTGGAGGAGTCGCTTTCGGCTATTGGCGAGGCCCTCTCGGAGAACGGCAAGGTAATCGTGACCGGCTGCCTGGGGGCCCGCCCCGAGGTCATCCAGCAGGCCCACCCGCAGGTGCTGGAAGTCACCGGCCCCGGCGAGATTGACAAGGTACTCTCCGCCGTGCAGCGGGTGGCGCCGGTAGACCCCAACCCTTTTACCTCCCTGGTGCCGCCCCAGGTTAAGCTCACCCCCCGCCACTACGCCTACTTGAAAATTGCCGAGGGCTGCAACCACCGTTGCAGCTTCTGCATCATCCCCAAGCTGCGCGGCCTGCAACAAAGCCGCGACGCCGCCGACATCCTCGCCGAGGCCGCCCGGCTGGTGGGCACCGGCACCAAGGAGTTGCTGGTGATCGCCCAGGACACCTCGGCCTACGGGGTAGACATTCGCCACCGCCCATCGGACTACGCGGGCAAACCGGTACGGGCGCACCTGGTAGACCTGGTGAACGAGCTGGCAGAGCTGGGAGCCTGGCTACGGCTGCACTACGTGTATCCCTATCCGCACGTGCGCGAACTGATTCCCCTGATGGCCGAGGGCAAGCTGCTGCCCTACCTGGATGTGCCGTTGCAGCACGCCTCTCCCAAAATACTGCGGGCCATGCGCCGGCCCGGCGGGGCCGAAAGCCACCTCAAGACCATTCAGGCGTGGCGCTCTGTGGCCCCCGACCTGGCGATTCGCTCGAGCTTCATTGTGGGTTTTCCGGGCGAAACCGAGGAAGACTTTGCCCTCTTGTTGGACTTCATCGCCGAGGCCCGGCTCGACCGGGTGGGCTGCTTCACCTACTCCGAAGTGCCCGAGGCGGATGCCAACACGCTGCCGGGAGCGGTGCCCGAAGAGGTCAAGGAAGAACGCAAGGCCCGTCTTATGGAGTTGCAGCAGCGGATTAGCCTCGAGAAAAACCAAGCCAAAGTAGGACAGACCCTCGAGGTCATCGTGGACGACTACGGCGAGCTACCGGGCCAGGTGGTAGGCCGCTCCAAGTACGACGCACCCGGCATTGATGGGCTGGTGTACGCCGAGACCGACGGAACGGTCAAAATTGGCGACCTTATCCGGGTTCGGGTGACCGAGGCCGAAGCCTACGACCTGCACGGCGAGATGGTGGGGCGGGTAGCCTGGAGGCCGGGGGTACCGGTGATGCATAACGTAGCCATAGAAACAATTCGGGTGTAA
- the trkA gene encoding Trk system potassium transporter TrkA, protein MYIVIAGGGEIGSQIAKALHTQHDLVVVDTNPEAKERLGGLDVQVVIGNVTDPEILREAKVDLCHTFVATTNWDEVNLIACMLAKGLGAKEVLCFVGKQSYVDILTDPRTVEILGTRIDQVFWPQRSLAKEIVEVIRIPGAVDTEVLAGGRLRFVEYQVREGGPYAGKKIALLDWPSGSFLAGILREGKFYAATDPGFAELTLEPEDRIFFMTTPQGFDAIQACFAPRERVRRVMVVGGGNVGYMVTQELLKHRLEVTIIDHNPDRCAWLAEHLPGALVLEGDGTDLELLESEGLDHVDVMVAVTENDEKNLLVSLLAKQVGVAKVITRVNRGENRRLFEHVGIDIPLTPRAAAVREVVDWIAPDNVDHLALIEDQVELLEFEVPPDFRETPFDKLPLPQGAVAVALERGTKVYLRSPMLAVTAGDKLLVLTDRQVADEVLAQVR, encoded by the coding sequence ATGTACATCGTAATTGCCGGCGGCGGCGAGATCGGCTCGCAGATTGCCAAGGCCCTGCACACCCAGCACGACCTGGTGGTGGTGGATACCAACCCCGAGGCCAAGGAGCGCCTGGGGGGCCTGGATGTACAGGTGGTGATCGGCAACGTGACCGACCCCGAAATCCTGCGCGAGGCCAAGGTAGACCTTTGCCACACTTTTGTTGCCACCACCAACTGGGACGAGGTCAACCTGATCGCCTGTATGCTGGCCAAGGGACTGGGGGCCAAGGAAGTTTTGTGCTTTGTGGGAAAGCAGTCCTACGTGGACATCCTCACCGACCCCCGCACGGTGGAAATCCTGGGCACCCGCATTGACCAGGTCTTCTGGCCACAACGTTCGCTGGCCAAGGAAATTGTCGAGGTGATTCGAATCCCGGGCGCGGTGGATACCGAGGTGCTGGCCGGAGGGCGGCTGCGCTTTGTGGAGTATCAGGTGCGGGAGGGCGGCCCCTACGCTGGCAAGAAAATCGCGCTGCTGGACTGGCCAAGTGGTAGCTTCTTGGCCGGTATCCTGCGGGAGGGGAAGTTTTATGCCGCGACCGACCCGGGTTTTGCCGAGCTTACCCTCGAGCCCGAAGACCGCATCTTCTTCATGACCACCCCCCAGGGCTTCGACGCCATCCAGGCCTGCTTTGCCCCCCGCGAGCGGGTGCGGCGGGTGATGGTAGTGGGGGGCGGGAATGTGGGCTACATGGTGACGCAGGAGCTTCTGAAGCATCGCCTCGAGGTCACCATCATCGACCACAACCCCGACCGCTGCGCCTGGCTGGCCGAGCACCTGCCGGGGGCGCTGGTGCTCGAGGGCGACGGCACCGACTTAGAGCTCCTGGAGTCGGAGGGCCTCGACCATGTGGATGTGATGGTGGCGGTCACCGAAAACGACGAGAAAAACCTGCTGGTCTCGCTCTTGGCCAAGCAGGTGGGGGTGGCCAAGGTGATTACCCGGGTCAACCGGGGCGAAAACCGCCGCCTCTTCGAGCATGTGGGCATCGACATCCCCCTCACCCCCCGCGCCGCCGCGGTGCGCGAGGTGGTGGACTGGATCGCACCCGACAACGTGGATCACCTGGCCCTGATCGAAGACCAGGTGGAGCTTTTGGAGTTCGAGGTGCCCCCCGATTTCCGCGAGACCCCTTTCGATAAGCTGCCCCTGCCCCAAGGAGCGGTGGCAGTGGCCCTCGAGCGCGGCACCAAGGTCTACCTGCGCTCCCCCATGCTGGCCGTTACGGCAGGTGACAAGCTCCTGGTACTCACCGACCGGCAGGTAGCCGATGAAGTCCTGGCCCAGGTTCGCTAA
- a CDS encoding TrkH family potassium uptake protein, with translation MKSWPRFAKAVQANPIPVATYMTGSVYVGLGLIMGLLGLADALLGEDATGFLVGAAIGLGGGFVLRQLGSPQAEPRRAEALLTVAGLWIMVPILGAIPYWISGGLGYLDALFEATSGFSTTGATILADFSQFSYGLFFWRSLSQWFGGMGILLLFIVVLPHLALAGRQMFFAETTGVQKQQLTPKLRQTAHYILRVYLLLTLLTLTAYLLTGVPVFEALCNTLSSVSAGGFSPNPQSFAAYAPLTQWIAAFVMFLTGVNLLLQYRAIFGREYAAPLRDPEFRAYALIVFVVALVMAGVLFVRHDYTLEPALRHAFFQTASIITGTGFASADFAQWVVPAQTLLIMLMFVGGSAGSVGGSIKVIRWLVIGSLVRRELQRALHPQAVLPLRVGNKNVGEDILRSVSAFITLYVGLFALGALVMGVLEEDFVIAFTASAAAIGNVGPGLGAVGPMAHYGELHPISKAVMIFQMWAGRIELIAVFSLFTPELWRRLRA, from the coding sequence ATGAAGTCCTGGCCCAGGTTCGCTAAAGCGGTACAGGCCAACCCCATCCCGGTTGCCACCTACATGACCGGGAGCGTGTATGTGGGTTTGGGGCTCATCATGGGGCTGCTGGGGCTGGCCGATGCCTTACTGGGAGAGGACGCTACGGGCTTCTTGGTAGGGGCGGCAATCGGGCTGGGTGGGGGGTTTGTGCTACGGCAGCTCGGCAGCCCGCAAGCCGAGCCGCGCCGGGCCGAAGCCCTGCTCACGGTAGCCGGGCTGTGGATTATGGTGCCCATCCTGGGGGCCATCCCGTACTGGATTTCGGGGGGCCTTGGCTACCTGGACGCGCTCTTTGAGGCCACCTCGGGCTTCAGCACCACCGGGGCCACCATTCTGGCCGACTTCTCGCAGTTCAGCTATGGGCTATTTTTCTGGCGCAGCCTGAGCCAGTGGTTCGGCGGGATGGGCATCCTGCTCCTCTTTATTGTGGTCTTGCCCCACCTGGCCCTGGCCGGACGGCAAATGTTTTTTGCCGAGACCACCGGCGTGCAAAAACAGCAGCTCACCCCCAAGCTGCGCCAGACCGCCCACTACATCCTGCGGGTCTATCTGCTGCTCACCTTGCTCACCCTGACCGCCTACCTGCTCACCGGCGTGCCGGTGTTCGAAGCCTTGTGCAACACCCTCTCGAGCGTCTCCGCCGGGGGCTTCAGCCCCAATCCCCAGAGTTTTGCCGCCTATGCTCCCCTGACGCAGTGGATAGCCGCCTTCGTGATGTTCCTGACCGGGGTCAACCTGCTGCTCCAGTACCGGGCCATTTTTGGCCGCGAGTATGCCGCACCGCTGCGCGACCCCGAGTTTCGCGCCTACGCCCTGATTGTGTTTGTGGTGGCACTGGTCATGGCTGGGGTTCTGTTCGTTCGCCACGACTACACGCTAGAACCCGCTCTGCGCCATGCCTTCTTCCAAACTGCCTCCATCATCACCGGCACCGGCTTTGCCTCGGCCGACTTCGCGCAGTGGGTGGTGCCCGCCCAGACCCTCCTGATCATGCTGATGTTTGTTGGCGGCAGCGCCGGCAGTGTAGGGGGTAGCATCAAGGTCATTCGTTGGCTGGTGATTGGCTCGCTGGTGCGGCGGGAGTTGCAGCGGGCCCTGCACCCCCAGGCGGTGCTGCCCTTGCGGGTAGGCAACAAAAATGTCGGCGAGGATATCCTGCGCTCGGTCTCGGCCTTCATCACTCTGTATGTGGGCTTGTTTGCCCTGGGGGCCCTGGTGATGGGGGTGCTGGAAGAAGACTTTGTAATAGCCTTTACCGCCTCGGCGGCAGCCATCGGCAACGTGGGGCCGGGGCTAGGGGCCGTGGGGCCGATGGCACATTATGGCGAGCTGCATCCCATCTCCAAGGCGGTGATGATTTTTCAGATGTGGGCCGGACGTATCGAGCTGATTGCGGTGTTCTCGCTCTTCACCCCCGAGCTTTGGCGTCGGCTGCGGGCCTGA
- a CDS encoding TrkH family potassium uptake protein, whose translation MKTKAKPWLLENLRFAYYFLGVVYLALGLVMLGLEVLSLVLRESPWGFLTGAVVGLGLGGWFRRLGDPKHEPGRAEALLSIALIWLLVPALGAIPFWISGGMSYLDALFEAMSGFTTTGATALADFSQFGYSLFFWRSLMQWFGGVGILVLLTALLAHLAVAGRQLFITESTGVQKEPFTPRLRTAAQSILKVYTALTLAAAVCYWLAGIPWFEAVCNALTTLPAAGFSPNPRSFEQYSPLAQWFGTLFMFLAGAGFVLQYRLFFSRDPRPLLQDVELRVYSLIVLVFSLALAAFLMTHHAPNMNYSWGDALRHAFFNVTSIISTTGYASADFALWVPAAQAILVAAMFVGGCAGSGAGGIKVIRLLVVGAIVRRELIRSLHPQAIITLRLGHKTLGEDVMRSVAAFITLYVALMAAGALLISLLENNFVVGLTASAQAIGNIGPGLGEVGPMGSYAGLEPLSKVILIFQMWAGRIELIPVFLLFTPELWKKLRG comes from the coding sequence ATGAAAACAAAAGCGAAACCCTGGCTACTGGAAAACCTGCGCTTTGCCTACTACTTCCTGGGCGTGGTGTATCTGGCTCTGGGCCTGGTGATGCTGGGGCTGGAAGTCCTCTCGCTGGTGCTTCGGGAGTCGCCCTGGGGTTTCCTGACCGGTGCAGTGGTGGGTCTGGGGTTGGGCGGTTGGTTTCGCCGACTGGGCGACCCCAAACACGAGCCGGGCCGGGCCGAGGCGCTCCTCTCCATTGCCTTGATCTGGCTGCTGGTGCCCGCGCTGGGGGCCATTCCCTTCTGGATTTCCGGTGGAATGTCCTACCTGGACGCGCTGTTCGAGGCCATGTCGGGCTTCACCACCACCGGGGCCACCGCCCTGGCCGATTTTTCCCAGTTTGGCTACAGCCTGTTCTTCTGGCGCAGCCTGATGCAGTGGTTTGGCGGGGTGGGCATCCTGGTACTGCTCACCGCCCTGCTGGCCCATCTGGCCGTAGCGGGCCGCCAGCTTTTCATCACCGAGAGCACCGGCGTACAAAAAGAACCCTTCACCCCCCGGCTGCGCACCGCCGCCCAGAGCATCCTCAAGGTGTACACCGCACTCACCCTGGCCGCTGCGGTGTGTTACTGGTTGGCCGGCATCCCCTGGTTCGAAGCCGTCTGCAACGCCCTCACCACCCTACCTGCAGCGGGGTTTAGCCCCAACCCGCGCAGCTTTGAGCAGTACAGTCCGCTGGCGCAGTGGTTCGGCACCTTATTTATGTTTCTAGCCGGCGCGGGGTTTGTTTTGCAGTATCGGCTCTTCTTTTCGCGCGACCCCAGGCCGCTTTTGCAGGACGTAGAGCTGCGGGTCTATAGCCTGATTGTGCTGGTATTTAGCCTGGCCCTGGCCGCTTTCTTGATGACCCACCACGCCCCGAACATGAACTATAGCTGGGGCGATGCCCTGCGCCATGCTTTCTTCAACGTGACCTCCATCATCTCCACCACCGGCTACGCCAGCGCCGACTTTGCCCTGTGGGTTCCGGCGGCTCAGGCCATTCTGGTTGCGGCCATGTTTGTGGGGGGCTGTGCGGGGTCTGGTGCGGGTGGCATCAAGGTGATCCGGCTGCTGGTGGTGGGGGCCATTGTACGGCGGGAGCTGATTCGCTCGCTGCACCCCCAGGCCATCATCACCCTGCGCCTGGGCCACAAAACCCTGGGGGAGGACGTGATGCGCTCGGTGGCTGCTTTCATCACCCTGTATGTGGCCCTGATGGCCGCCGGAGCCCTGCTGATTTCGCTGCTCGAGAACAACTTTGTGGTGGGTCTGACCGCCAGCGCCCAGGCCATCGGCAATATCGGGCCCGGCCTAGGAGAAGTGGGGCCTATGGGCAGCTACGCCGGGCTCGAGCCCCTCTCCAAGGTCATCCTGATTTTCCAGATGTGGGCCGGACGCATCGAGCTAATCCCGGTGTTTTTGTTGTTTACTCCGGAGCTGTGGAAAAAGCTACGGGGCTAA
- a CDS encoding S-ribosylhomocysteine lyase, translating to MSKPPIPESFRLDHKKVRAPYVRLAGVKETPKGDRIEKYDLRLAQPNQEALETGTVHTLEHLLATYIRSHLEGVVDISPMGCRTGFYMVVLGEPGPQKVLEAFRETLKDVANHTEAVPGVSELECGNYRDHDPPGARAWAQRVLETGLHIQETLEIAE from the coding sequence ATGTCCAAGCCACCCATCCCAGAATCGTTTCGCCTCGACCACAAAAAAGTGCGGGCGCCCTACGTGCGGCTGGCGGGGGTGAAGGAAACCCCCAAAGGCGACCGGATCGAGAAGTACGACCTGCGTCTGGCCCAGCCCAACCAGGAAGCCCTCGAGACCGGCACCGTTCACACCCTCGAGCACCTCCTGGCCACCTATATCCGCAGTCACCTGGAGGGCGTGGTGGACATCTCGCCCATGGGCTGCCGCACCGGCTTTTACATGGTGGTGCTGGGGGAACCAGGCCCCCAGAAGGTACTGGAGGCTTTCCGGGAAACCCTGAAGGACGTGGCGAACCATACCGAAGCGGTACCGGGGGTGAGCGAGCTCGAGTGCGGCAACTACCGTGACCACGACCCCCCAGGGGCCAGAGCCTGGGCCCAGCGGGTATTGGAAACGGGCTTACACATCCAGGAAACCCTCGAGATTGCCGAGTAA
- the mtnN gene encoding 5'-methylthioadenosine/S-adenosylhomocysteine nucleosidase produces MVALFAAEGAEVQALRRKLSLHEAVDGPWNIHQGELGRYPVVLIETGVGKAAAAAAVAYAKVRFNPAQAFWVGVAGALNPDLKTLDLILAQDAVQYDVDITAFGRAPGELATGERFIPADAGLTSKVLRTALAMGLPIYLGRIASADRFLAHRSEAEEVRRIFAADAVEMEGAAALWAAKRMGMPMALLRAITDQAGSEAPLAFETFLESASERLAGLIGQVLSS; encoded by the coding sequence ATGGTCGCCCTTTTTGCTGCCGAAGGCGCCGAAGTCCAAGCGCTGCGCCGAAAACTCAGTTTGCACGAGGCCGTGGATGGCCCCTGGAACATTCACCAGGGGGAGCTGGGGCGCTATCCGGTGGTGCTCATCGAGACTGGGGTCGGCAAAGCCGCCGCCGCGGCAGCAGTGGCCTATGCCAAGGTTCGCTTCAACCCGGCGCAGGCCTTTTGGGTGGGCGTGGCCGGCGCCCTCAACCCCGACCTCAAAACCCTCGATCTGATCCTGGCCCAGGATGCCGTGCAGTACGACGTAGACATTACGGCCTTTGGCCGCGCTCCGGGCGAGCTGGCTACCGGCGAGCGCTTTATTCCCGCCGATGCTGGGCTCACCTCCAAGGTTTTACGCACGGCTCTGGCGATGGGCCTGCCCATCTACCTGGGGCGCATTGCCAGCGCCGACCGTTTTCTGGCCCACCGCAGCGAGGCCGAAGAGGTGCGCCGGATATTTGCCGCCGACGCCGTTGAAATGGAAGGGGCTGCTGCCTTATGGGCCGCCAAACGCATGGGTATGCCGATGGCCCTGCTGCGGGCCATTACCGACCAGGCCGGCAGCGAAGCCCCTCTCGCCTTCGAAACTTTTTTGGAAAGCGCCTCGGAACGCCTGGCCGGTCTGATTGGTCAGGTGTTGAGCAGTTAG
- a CDS encoding ribose-phosphate pyrophosphokinase: MGGASVTEQRLGSELVDDLQHTNGGHVKLFCGNANRPLAEAVAKALGVQLGKATVERFPDGEVQVRLLESIRGDDVYLIQPTAPPVNDNLMELLVLADAVRRSSAGRINAVIPYFGYARQDKQTQGREPITARLVAGLLEHVGIHRVITVDLHAPQIQGFFYQPVDELSAVRLFAEYLESQHLTENAVVVSPDSGRAEQARRLSERLGLPLAILAKRRTGPRETQVSYVIGDVAGKRPLIIDDIISTGGTIRRGVEALLAAGAAPEVVVMASHAVLVGNARENLAHPAIREVVFTDTIALNPALGYTILPTAPLLAQAIRRVHTNQSVSVLI; the protein is encoded by the coding sequence ATGGGGGGCGCATCCGTAACTGAGCAGCGGCTGGGTTCAGAGCTAGTAGACGATTTGCAACACACCAACGGCGGACACGTCAAGCTCTTTTGCGGCAATGCCAACCGTCCCCTGGCCGAAGCGGTGGCCAAAGCCCTCGGGGTGCAGCTCGGCAAGGCCACCGTGGAGCGCTTCCCCGATGGCGAGGTGCAGGTGCGTTTGCTGGAGAGCATCCGGGGCGACGATGTGTACCTGATCCAGCCCACCGCTCCACCGGTCAACGATAATCTGATGGAATTGCTGGTGTTGGCCGACGCGGTGCGCCGCAGCAGCGCCGGGCGTATCAATGCGGTCATTCCCTACTTTGGCTATGCCCGCCAGGACAAACAAACCCAGGGCCGCGAGCCCATCACCGCCCGGCTGGTAGCGGGCCTGCTAGAGCACGTGGGCATCCACCGGGTAATTACCGTAGACCTGCACGCCCCCCAGATTCAGGGGTTTTTTTATCAGCCGGTGGACGAGCTCTCGGCGGTGCGGCTATTCGCCGAGTACCTGGAAAGCCAGCACCTGACCGAAAACGCCGTGGTGGTCTCGCCCGACTCGGGCCGGGCCGAGCAGGCCCGCAGGCTCTCCGAGCGGCTGGGCCTGCCCCTGGCCATCCTGGCTAAGCGCCGCACCGGCCCCCGCGAGACCCAGGTCAGCTATGTGATTGGGGATGTGGCGGGCAAGCGCCCCCTCATCATTGATGACATCATCTCCACCGGCGGCACCATCCGGCGCGGGGTGGAGGCCCTGCTGGCCGCCGGGGCCGCCCCAGAAGTGGTGGTGATGGCCTCGCACGCGGTGCTGGTGGGCAACGCCCGCGAGAACCTGGCCCACCCGGCCATCCGCGAGGTGGTCTTTACCGATACCATCGCGCTTAATCCAGCGCTGGGCTACACCATCCTGCCCACCGCGCCCCTCCTGGCCCAGGCCATCCGGCGGGTGCACACCAACCAGTCGGTGAGTGTGTTGATCTAA
- a CDS encoding S8 family serine peptidase, whose translation MRWMLVLAAVMSLVGCDLSGRGSTPITAEVYPSPRRAAWEEEVRVGLPWRASGGLRLRLAGEEVGGLRTEPAGAGSTVVFKVPPNFWGGPQALDITDGANRATGSLTVLGESVGAGALVVLKPSVTDSAFAQQVAGAGLRVVPGSQGEPSIPLGGDAGPCAGRLAQVAQASGPPLAVGALLERLEAAAAGAVVDLDGILGIDPLTGYDTGSDLPPSPNSSPINARQAIQRNPASNFTGAGTTIAIVDTGVANLTSLNLRSGGADFTNPTTPNPNLDEYKDGLGHGTAAAVLAADAAYGVASAAGILPIKSCDKDGKCALSAVIRGICHAVAYAEKNTNQKLVLNLSLGSDTPSEIVYILLKDALMKRGVKGVPVVAAAGNQWAIRSSKKGVLHHFPASFGGNRGLSAHRDPARRMTPLKGLLSVGAVGLYGTAFRVSSFSNQGDYLDLVAPGERVRSLRPANLEAEFTGTSFAAPLVAGAAAVLRQASVFTPLTPEALELTLLANLTNPTPLGDAPVEARGQGLLDMSGGP comes from the coding sequence ATGCGATGGATGCTGGTGTTGGCGGCGGTGATGAGTCTGGTGGGCTGCGACCTTTCAGGACGTGGGAGTACCCCTATCACGGCGGAGGTCTATCCCTCGCCCAGGCGGGCGGCCTGGGAGGAGGAGGTACGGGTGGGTCTGCCCTGGCGGGCGAGCGGGGGTCTGCGCCTGCGCCTGGCGGGGGAGGAGGTCGGCGGCCTGCGGACTGAGCCGGCGGGGGCGGGCAGCACGGTAGTCTTCAAAGTGCCCCCCAACTTCTGGGGTGGCCCGCAGGCGCTGGACATTACCGACGGGGCCAACCGGGCTACCGGCAGCCTGACCGTGCTGGGCGAGAGCGTGGGCGCGGGAGCCCTGGTGGTGCTCAAGCCGAGCGTGACCGACAGCGCCTTTGCCCAGCAGGTGGCCGGGGCCGGGCTACGGGTGGTGCCTGGATCCCAAGGAGAACCCTCCATACCCCTGGGCGGCGACGCCGGGCCCTGTGCGGGGAGGCTGGCCCAGGTGGCCCAGGCTTCCGGCCCACCCCTGGCGGTGGGGGCTTTGCTGGAGCGGCTCGAGGCCGCCGCTGCAGGCGCAGTGGTAGACCTGGACGGCATTCTGGGCATAGACCCCCTGACCGGCTACGACACCGGCTCCGACCTGCCCCCCAGCCCGAACAGCAGCCCCATCAACGCCCGGCAGGCCATCCAGCGCAACCCGGCCAGCAACTTCACCGGCGCAGGTACCACCATCGCCATCGTGGACACCGGGGTGGCCAACCTAACCAGCCTCAACCTCCGTTCCGGTGGGGCCGACTTTACCAACCCCACAACCCCCAACCCCAACCTAGACGAGTACAAAGATGGCCTGGGCCACGGCACCGCCGCGGCGGTGCTGGCCGCCGATGCAGCCTACGGGGTGGCGTCTGCAGCCGGAATCCTCCCCATCAAAAGCTGCGACAAAGACGGCAAGTGCGCTCTCTCGGCGGTCATCCGGGGGATCTGTCATGCGGTGGCCTATGCCGAAAAGAACACCAATCAGAAACTTGTGCTGAACCTTAGCCTAGGCAGCGATACCCCCAGCGAGATCGTCTACATCCTGCTCAAAGATGCCCTCATGAAGCGTGGGGTGAAGGGGGTTCCGGTGGTGGCCGCCGCCGGCAACCAGTGGGCCATCCGCAGTAGCAAGAAAGGCGTGTTGCACCACTTCCCGGCTTCCTTTGGAGGGAACCGGGGGCTCTCGGCGCACCGCGACCCCGCCCGCCGCATGACCCCTCTGAAGGGGCTGTTGAGCGTGGGGGCGGTGGGGCTTTACGGTACGGCCTTCCGCGTGAGCAGCTTCAGCAACCAAGGCGATTACCTAGACCTGGTGGCGCCGGGTGAGCGGGTGCGGAGCCTGCGCCCGGCGAACCTCGAGGCCGAGTTCACCGGCACCTCGTTTGCCGCTCCCCTGGTGGCCGGGGCGGCGGCGGTTTTGCGCCAGGCCAGCGTTTTCACCCCCCTCACCCCGGAGGCCTTGGAGCTCACCCTGCTGGCCAACCTGACCAACCCTACCCCCCTGGGGGATGCGCCGGTGGAGGCCAGGGGACAGGGCTTGCTGGATATGTCCGGCGGCCCTTAG